One Mucilaginibacter ginkgonis genomic region harbors:
- a CDS encoding PorP/SprF family type IX secretion system membrane protein: MKRVLAMLAFLFCASALYAQQDVQQSQYMFNGIYINPAYAGYKENLNLHAYYRNQWTGIVGAPVSMSLAVDDIVNDGKVGLAFQIASDKLGAQRSLSAYGNYAYRLRLNSTGSSRLALGFGLGIVQVGVDGSQIVTTNPETNLPLGTVNKILPDGRVGAYFSNDKYYAGISADNLISQYVNVKNTSGFLAQPKPHYYVTAGMLAPISKDIFLKPSFLLKDDRGGPTSLDLNLFLLLGQKLWLGGSYRTGVNIYNKSYLQNDLTPLNSVVAAIEVFPVDNIRIGYGYDFSIGPLAGYSGGTHEISIGFYIKNYKSRMLTPRFF; encoded by the coding sequence ATGAAGAGAGTACTGGCAATGTTGGCATTTTTATTTTGCGCAAGCGCACTTTATGCGCAGCAAGATGTCCAGCAAAGTCAGTATATGTTTAACGGCATATATATTAACCCTGCCTATGCAGGTTATAAAGAAAACCTTAATCTGCATGCATATTACCGTAATCAGTGGACAGGTATTGTGGGCGCGCCTGTGAGCATGTCTCTGGCGGTTGATGATATAGTGAATGATGGTAAGGTAGGTCTGGCTTTCCAGATAGCATCAGACAAATTGGGTGCACAGCGCAGCTTGTCTGCCTATGGTAACTACGCTTATCGTTTACGGCTTAACAGCACGGGGTCTTCGCGCCTGGCATTAGGTTTTGGTTTAGGTATTGTTCAAGTCGGTGTAGATGGGTCTCAAATTGTAACTACCAATCCCGAAACTAATCTGCCACTCGGTACCGTGAATAAGATCTTACCTGATGGCCGCGTCGGCGCTTATTTTTCTAACGATAAATATTACGCCGGGATCTCTGCAGACAACCTGATATCTCAGTATGTTAACGTGAAAAATACGAGCGGTTTCTTAGCTCAGCCAAAACCACATTATTATGTAACCGCGGGCATGCTTGCCCCTATCAGCAAGGACATATTTTTGAAACCGAGCTTCTTGCTTAAAGACGATCGCGGAGGCCCAACCAGTTTGGATCTTAACTTATTCTTATTACTGGGACAAAAATTATGGTTAGGCGGTTCTTACCGTACCGGTGTAAACATTTATAATAAAAGCTATTTGCAGAACGACCTTACGCCGCTTAACTCTGTCGTAGCAGCTATCGAAGTTTTCCCTGTTGATAACATCCGCATTGGTTATGGGTATGACTTTTCAATTGGGCCGTTAGCGGGGTACAGCGGCGGTACCCACGAGATATCAATTGGGTTCTATATCAAGAATTACAAAAGCCGAATGTTAACCCCACGTTTCTTTTAA
- a CDS encoding OmpA family protein: MKKVLTAISLSICLLISSLGAKAQSYSLKMANDQYNLYNYSKAVEMYLKIYKKDPTLFVAEHIASCYLLMRDFKNAETWYAVVVGMPESKTENTYTYAEMLKANSKYAEARQQYIQYYAMSLPIDSVKLRFFTASCDSAIKWINDPTGTDVNNEQFLNSAKSDWGAIKYNNSVVFTSDRPNTQKERAVTKTEHGVEINDRVYGWTGNDYLSLYESNSAATSVASMVKHFNFDAGTDYHVGAPSFTADGSQMFFTLTRIPKNISKEKGAIKTINLEIYSSTKRGNAWSKPVPFNLNNVQKYSVGDPFISPDGKTLYFVSNMPGGIGGTDIYSVTKNTDGVWSNLKNLKKINTAGNERTPYILDKMMYFSSDGGVGMGGLDIYRSAIVDEDLTTPVNLAYPTNSPQDDFAYNRYANNTGYFSSNRTGGVGSDDIYSYKEKAVARIKLEGYVYNKKTILPVPDATVTLTQSNGSPKVVTTDDNGHFSYNVQTGNTYSLRGERSGFLSDNASVSTIGVTPPKTLRKNLYIDRIELNKAIRIENIYYDLDKSDIRPEAAVELNKIIKIMQDNPTLVIEIGSHTDSRADDDYNMALSRRRSHAVVDYMVTTGDIDPERIIAHGYGETRLLNKCANGVKCSEAEHQLNRRTEFTILKY; the protein is encoded by the coding sequence ATGAAAAAAGTTTTAACAGCAATTAGCCTGTCCATTTGTCTCTTAATTTCAAGTTTAGGTGCTAAAGCGCAATCCTATTCATTAAAAATGGCTAATGATCAGTACAATCTCTACAATTATTCAAAAGCGGTAGAGATGTATTTAAAGATCTATAAAAAAGACCCAACACTCTTTGTTGCCGAGCATATTGCAAGCTGCTATTTGCTGATGCGTGATTTTAAAAATGCAGAGACGTGGTACGCAGTTGTTGTGGGCATGCCTGAAAGCAAGACCGAAAATACTTATACCTATGCGGAAATGCTCAAGGCTAATTCTAAATATGCGGAAGCAAGGCAGCAATATATTCAGTACTATGCAATGAGTTTGCCTATTGATAGCGTAAAACTTCGCTTCTTTACCGCGTCTTGTGATTCTGCAATAAAATGGATCAACGACCCTACAGGTACCGACGTTAACAATGAGCAATTTCTAAACAGCGCAAAATCTGACTGGGGTGCCATTAAGTATAACAACTCGGTAGTATTTACTTCAGACAGACCTAATACACAAAAAGAAAGGGCTGTAACTAAAACAGAGCACGGTGTAGAGATCAACGACCGTGTATACGGTTGGACAGGTAACGATTACTTGAGCCTTTACGAATCTAATTCGGCAGCTACAAGTGTTGCTTCTATGGTTAAGCATTTTAATTTCGATGCAGGAACTGATTACCACGTAGGCGCACCATCATTTACTGCAGACGGTAGCCAAATGTTTTTTACGCTTACCCGCATCCCTAAAAACATCAGCAAAGAGAAAGGCGCTATAAAAACCATCAACCTCGAGATCTACTCGAGCACTAAACGAGGCAATGCCTGGAGCAAACCTGTGCCCTTCAACTTAAATAACGTTCAGAAATATTCGGTAGGCGATCCGTTCATAAGTCCGGACGGTAAAACGTTATATTTCGTTTCAAACATGCCCGGAGGTATCGGCGGTACCGACATTTACTCGGTAACTAAAAACACCGATGGCGTATGGTCAAACCTTAAAAATCTAAAAAAGATCAACACTGCTGGTAATGAGCGTACGCCTTACATCTTAGATAAGATGATGTATTTTTCATCAGATGGCGGTGTCGGCATGGGTGGATTAGATATCTACAGATCTGCTATTGTCGACGAAGATTTGACTACGCCCGTAAACCTGGCGTATCCTACCAATTCTCCGCAAGATGACTTTGCATATAACCGATATGCCAACAATACCGGTTACTTTTCATCAAACCGTACAGGCGGAGTAGGTAGTGATGATATTTACAGCTATAAGGAAAAAGCTGTAGCACGTATCAAACTTGAAGGTTACGTTTACAATAAAAAAACCATTCTTCCGGTTCCGGATGCTACGGTTACGCTGACTCAGTCTAACGGCTCTCCCAAAGTTGTCACTACGGATGACAACGGTCATTTCTCTTACAACGTTCAGACCGGCAATACATATTCTCTGCGTGGCGAACGCAGCGGCTTTTTGAGTGACAATGCAAGCGTTTCAACCATTGGCGTAACGCCTCCAAAGACCTTAAGAAAAAATCTTTATATCGACAGAATCGAACTAAATAAGGCCATTCGCATCGAGAATATTTATTATGATTTGGACAAGTCCGACATCCGTCCTGAGGCAGCCGTTGAATTGAATAAGATCATCAAGATTATGCAAGACAACCCTACGTTGGTGATCGAGATCGGTTCACATACGGACAGCCGCGCGGACGACGATTATAATATGGCGCTGTCCCGCAGACGTTCGCACGCCGTGGTTGACTACATGGTTACTACAGGTGACATTGATCCGGAGCGAATTATCGCTCACGGTTATGGCGAAACGCGCTTATTAAATAAATGTGCAAACGGAGTTAAATGCAGTGAAGCGGAACATCAGCTTAACCGCCGCACAGAGTTCACTATTCTTAAATATTGA
- a CDS encoding glycoside hydrolase family 130 protein: MLKFLKAGAIALALLNSTAGFSQTAINKLPDWAFGGFERVKGVNPIISPDTTSLFLDPMSKKQVQWEANDTFNAAATIKNGKIVVLYRAEDLYGIGIGFRTSRLGYAESSDGISFKRNRTPVLYPANDVGKPYEWPGGCEDPRVAVTPTGTYVVFYTEWNRDVPRLGVATSRDLLHWTKNGPIFRKAYNGKFFNIASKSASILTKVVNGKQVIIKSHGKYWLYWGELHVYAATSTDLVNWAPVVDSKGDLKELMSPRLGYFDSDLTECGPPALMTDKGIILFYNGKNKAAEGRDTRFTANSYCAGQALFSAKEPSKFIRRLDVPFLRPMAAFEKSGQYINGTVFIEGMAYFKSKWFLYYGCADSRVAVAVYDPAHPAKPDPLP; this comes from the coding sequence ATGCTTAAATTTTTAAAAGCAGGTGCCATTGCATTAGCACTACTAAATTCAACTGCAGGCTTTTCACAAACTGCCATTAATAAATTACCTGATTGGGCATTTGGCGGCTTTGAAAGGGTAAAAGGTGTAAACCCAATTATCTCTCCGGACACAACCAGCCTTTTCCTCGACCCAATGAGCAAAAAGCAGGTGCAGTGGGAGGCGAATGATACCTTTAACGCGGCAGCGACAATTAAAAATGGCAAGATCGTAGTATTGTATCGCGCCGAAGATCTTTACGGCATTGGTATCGGTTTCCGCACTTCGCGTTTGGGATATGCAGAAAGTAGCGATGGCATATCTTTTAAACGGAATAGAACACCTGTTCTTTACCCGGCCAATGATGTGGGTAAACCCTATGAATGGCCTGGAGGGTGCGAAGACCCGCGCGTTGCTGTCACTCCTACTGGCACCTATGTGGTTTTCTACACCGAATGGAACCGTGATGTGCCACGCTTAGGCGTGGCTACAAGTCGCGACCTGTTACACTGGACTAAAAACGGCCCCATATTTCGCAAGGCCTACAACGGCAAATTTTTTAACATTGCCTCTAAATCTGCTTCTATCTTGACCAAAGTTGTTAACGGTAAACAGGTAATCATCAAAAGCCATGGCAAATATTGGTTGTATTGGGGCGAATTGCATGTCTACGCCGCCACCTCGACAGACTTAGTGAACTGGGCGCCTGTTGTTGATAGCAAAGGCGACTTAAAAGAATTGATGTCGCCGCGATTAGGTTACTTTGACAGCGACCTTACAGAATGCGGCCCACCGGCTTTGATGACCGATAAAGGCATTATCCTGTTTTATAACGGCAAAAATAAAGCGGCCGAAGGCCGCGACACACGATTCACTGCCAATTCTTATTGTGCAGGTCAGGCATTATTCAGTGCTAAAGAACCGTCAAAATTTATCAGGCGGTTGGATGTTCCTTTCCTTCGACCGATGGCAGCCTTTGAAAAAAGCGGCCAATACATTAACGGAACGGTGTTTATAGAAGGCATGGCCTACTTTAAAAGCAAGTGGTTTCTTTATTACGGTTGCGCGGATTCGCGCGTTGCAGTAGCTGTTTATGACCCGGCCCATCCGGCAAAACCAGATCCGTTGCCGTAG